The following proteins are encoded in a genomic region of Gossypium hirsutum isolate 1008001.06 chromosome D05, Gossypium_hirsutum_v2.1, whole genome shotgun sequence:
- the LOC107903824 gene encoding kinesin-like protein KIN-12B: MKHFMLPRNTNLRDPMENSSSPNPTPPKSKRKHKKSSKENTPPPDPNSQLSPASATSMAKSKCPLPPRPPSSNPLKRKLFTETLSENSVSGASDSGVKVIIRMRPPIKEEEEGETIVQKITGDSLSISGQTFTFDSVANSDATQLDIFQLVGAPVVENCLAGFNSSVFAYGQTGSGKTYTIWGPANALLEENLSSDQQGLTSRVFQRLFARINEEQIKHADKQLKYQCRCSFLEIYNEQITDLLDPNQGNLQIREDVKSGVYVENLTEEYVNSMRDVTKLLLKGLSNRRTGATSINAESSRSHSVFTCVVESRCKSVADGVSSFKTSRINFVDLAGSERQKLTGAAGERLKEAGNINRSLSQLGNLINILAEVSQTGKQRHIPYRDSKLTFLLQESLGGNAKLAMVCAISPAQSCKSETFSTLRFAQRAKAIKNKAVVNEVMQDDVKFLREVIQQLKDELHRMKANGNNQADPNAGYSTGWNARRSLNLLKFSLNHPRVLPHVDEDGDEEMEIDEEAVENLFAQIGLRSSDIYNHSNEVTKLEIIESDSGNPTSEIGCASDPGPNASECGKARNVEGTDAHIEEEISEEPKTSEIMAVDRVEPATRSPNIIPAHESIQENPDCLTIETTDGNSPGILKSPTSSVSPKVNQSTKSLRTSSVVTALQKGLKNDGPEAITPTEHLAASLHRGLEIIGRSLALRRSYHFSLKPADSQPTIAAFKVDVGIQTFPQDYEIQGEEPLVFLCTNCKERTNLEGKENNESSNLQLVPVDESESSEKTKKQVPKAVEKVLAGSIRREMALEEFCAKQASEIMQLNRLVQQYKHERECNAIIGQTREDKILRLESLMDGVLPTEEFLGAELASLAHEHKLLKEKYDNHQEVLRTKIELKRVQDELEQFRSFHDLGEREVLLEEIQDLRNQLRYYIDSSSTLARRQNSLLQLTYSCDPNVQPPLSAIPGTSEASAEAKFEQERIRWTEAESKWISLAEELRTELDAARLLAERRKQELDMEKKCAEELKEAMQMAMEGHARMLEQYADLEEKHIQLLARHRRIREGIDDVKKAAARAGVRGAESKFINALAAEISALKEKTEKERLYLRDENKVLQAQLRDTAEAVQAAGELLVRLKEAEEAVAAAQKRAMEAEQETDKAHKKIDKLKRKHEYEISTLKELLAESRLPKEAKRPSYDKIDIAKYDAGDQRWREEFEPFYNGEDGELSSKLAENSSWFFGYDRCNI; encoded by the exons ATGAAGCATTTCATGTTACCAAGAAACACAAACTTGAGAGATCCGATGGAGAATTCTTCTTCCCCAAACCCTACCCCTCCCAAATCCAAGCGAAAACATAAAAAATCTTCCAAAGAGAACACTCCGCCTCCAGATCCCAACTCCCAACTTTCCCCCGCCTCCGCCACTTCAATGGCTAAGAGCAAGTGTCCACTGCCCCCTCGTCCCCCCTCCTCCAACCCTCTCAAACGCAAACTTTTCACTGAAACCCTCTCCGAAAACTCCGTCTCGGGAGCTTCCGATTCCGGTGTCAAG GTGATTATAAGGATGCGACCACCTAttaaagaagaggaagaaggggaaacgATTGTCCAGAAAATTACCGGTGATTCTTTGAGCATCAGTGGACAGACCTTCACGTTTGACTCAGTCGCCAACTCGGATGCAACTCAG CTAGATATCTTCCAGCTCGTAGGAGCGCCTGTTGTCGAAAATTGTCTTGCTGGGTTCAACAGCTCCGTGTTTGCTTATGGTCAG ACTGGAAGTGGAAAGACTTATACGATTTGGGGTCCAGCCAATGCCTTGTTAGAAGAAAATTTATCAAGTGATCAACAGGGTTTAACTTCTCGTGTGTTTCAGCGACTGTTTGCTCGCATCAATGag GAGCAAATTAAGCATGCTGATAAACAGCTCAAGTATCAGTGTCGCTGTTCTTTTCTTGAG ATATATAATGAGCAAATAACAGATTTATTGGATCCAAATCAAGGAAACCTGCAG ATCAGAGAAGATGTAAAATCTGGCGTCTATGTTGAGAATTTGACAGAAGAGTATGTAAATTCGATGAGGGATGTGACTAAGCTATTgctaaag GGATTATCGAATAGAAGAACAGGTGCGACTAGTATCAATGCTGAAAGTTCTCGTTCACATAGTGTTTTTACTTGTGTTGTTGAATCTCGGTGCAAG AGTGTGGCTGACGGTGTAAGTAGCTTTAAAACAAGCCGGATAAATTTTGTTGATCTAGCTGGCTCAGAGCGACAAAAGTTAACTGGTGCTGCAGGGGAGCGCTTAAAGGAGGCAGGCAATATTAACCGTTCACTCTCACAGCTTGG GAACTTGATAAACATTCTTGCTGAAGTTTCCCAAACTGGAAAACAAAGGCATATCCCCTACAGAGACTCCAAGTTGACATTTTTATTGCAGGAATCTCTTGGTGGCAATGCAAAATTAGCAATGGTCTGTGCAATTTCTCCAGCTCAAAG CTGTAAGAGTGAAACATTCAGCACACTACGGTTTGCTCAGCGTGCAAAGGCAATCAAGAACAAGGCAGTTGTTAATGAAGTAATGCAGGATGATGTAAAATTTCTACGTGAGGTGATTCAACAGCTCAAG GATGAACTCCATCGAATGAAAGCTAATGGTAACAACCAAGCTGATCCAAATGCAGGTTACTCAACTGGATGGAATGCCCGCAGAAGCttgaatttgttaaaatttaGCCTCAATCATCCAAGGGTATTACCTCATGTTGATGAAGATGGTGACGAGGAGATGGAAATAGATGAGGAAGCTGTTGAGAATCTTTTTGCTCAAATAGGTTTGCGATCATCTGATATATATAACCATTCAAATGAAGTGACCAAACTAGAGATAATTGAATCAGATTCCGGAAATCCCACGTCCGAGATAGGATGTGCTAGTGATCCAGGGCCTAATGCATCTGAATGTGGCAAAGCACGAAATGTTGAGGGTACTGATGCTCACATTGAAGAAGAAATATCTGAAGAGCCTAAAACCTCTGAAATTATGGCTGTTGATCGTGTTGAACCTGCTACGAGATCCCCAAACATTATTCCTGCTCATGAAAGTATCCAAGAGAATCCAGACTGTCTAACTATTGAAACAACTGATGGAAATTCCCCTGGGATTCTTAAATCCCCAACATCAAGTGTCTCACCTAAAGTTAACCAGAGTACAAAGAGTTTGAGGACATCATCAGTGGTCACTGCTTTGCAGAAAGGCCTTAAGAATGATGGCCCAGAGGCTATCACACCAACAGAACACTTGGCAGCTAGCCTTCATCGAGGTCTTGAGATTATTGGTCGGAGTTTAGCATTGAGGAGATCATATCATTTTTCATTAAAACCTGCTGATTCCCAGCCAACCATTGCTGCTTTCAAAGTTGATGTTGGAATTCAAACTTTCCCTCAAGATTACGAGATTCAAGGAGAAGAACCGCTAGTATTTCTTTGTACTAATTGTAAAGAGAGAACAAATCTGGAGGGCAAAGAGAACAATGAAAGCTCAAACTTGCAGTTAGTCCCTGTTGATGAATCAGAGTCTTCTGAGAAAACCAAGAAGCAAGTTCCAAAG GCTGTGGAGAAGGTTTTGGCTGGATCTATCAGGAGAGAAATGGCTCTTGAAGAGTTCTGTGCCAAACAAGCTTCCGAAATAATGCAGTTAAACCGTTTG GTGCAACAGTACAAACATGAAAGAGAATGCAATGCTATTATTGGGCAGACAAGAGAAGATAAAATTCTTCGCCTTGAGAGCCTTATGGATGGTGTTTTACCTACTGAGGAATTCTTGGGAGCAGAGCTAGCTTCCCTCGCACATGAGCACAAG CTCTTGAAGGAGAAATATGATAATCATCAGGAGGTTTTAAGAACGAAGATTGAGTTAAAAAGAGTTCAGGATGAGTTGGAGCAGTTTCGAAGTTTTCATGATTTGGGTGAGAGGGAAGTACTGTTAGAGGAAATTCAGGATTTAAGAAACCAGTTACGGTATTATATAGACTCTTCTTCCACATTAGCTCGAAGACAAAATTCTCTACTGCAGTTGACTTATTCATGTGATCCAAATGTGCAACCACCTCTTAGTGCAATACCAGGGACGAGTGAGGCTAGTGCTGAAGCAAAATTTGAACAAGAGAGAATTCGGTGGACTGAGGCAGAAAGCAAATGGATTTCTCTTGCAGAAGAATTGAGGACTGAACTTGATGCAGCCAGGTTGCTGGCTGAAAGAAGGAAGCAGGAACTAGATATGGAGAAAAAATGTGCAGAAGAATTAAAGGAAGCAATGCAGATGGCTATGGAGGGACATGCAAGAATGCTTGAACAGTATGCAGATCTTGAGGAAAAACATATTCAGTTGCTTGCAAGGCATAGACGAATTCGAGAGGGAATAGATGATGTTAAAAAGGCAGCTGCTAGGGCAGGAGTCAGGGGTGCTGAATCTAAGTTCATAAATGCACTTGCTGCTGAAATTTCTGCATTGAAAGAGAAAACGGAAAAGGAGAGACTATATCTTAGGGATGAAAATAAAGTACTCCAGGCTCAACTGAGGGATACTGCTGAAGCAGTCCAGGCTGCAGGCGAATTGCTTGTACGGCTAAAAGAAGCAGAGGAAGCTGTAGCAGCTGCTCAA AAGCGAGCAATGGAAGCAGAACAAGAAACTGATAAGGCTCACAAAAAGATTGATAAATTAAAGCGAAAACATGAGTATGAGATTAGCACTCTTAAAGAACTGCTAGCAGAATCGCGTCTACCTAAAGAAGCCAAACGACCTTCTTATGACAAGATTGATATTGCCAAATATGATGCAGGTGACCAGCGATGGCGAGAAGAATTTGAACCATTCTATAACGGTGAGGATGGTGAGTTATCATCAAAACTTGCAGAAAACTCATCATGGTTCTTTGGATATGATCGATGCAATATATAG